From Terriglobales bacterium:
GCTCGCACCGGTCCGTTCCCCTGGAACTTGCTCGGCACTGCGCAGGTGGACAACATTCCGCTGGCGCGGATTGCGACGGTCACCGGGGTGTACGGGCTCTCGTTCGCGGTGGTGGTGGTGAATGCGGCATTCGCGCTGGCCTTCCTGCTGAAAGCTGAGCACCGGCGCATGACGCTGATAGCCGCGTTGGCGAGCGCTTTGGCGCTCCAGGCCGGCGTAGCCATCAAGCCGGCGCCCTCGCCGGCCAGGCAGTCCGCGGTGCTGGTGCAGCCCAACATCCCCATCCTGGACGCCGGCTGGACCACGGAATTCTTCCAGCAGACGCTGGAGCAGATGAGCCGGCTGAGCGCCAACGGGTCGCCGCAGCAGGCATCGCCACGGCTGGTCGTGTGGCCAGAATCACCGGCGCCTTTCTATGAACGCGATCCGAATCTGCGCGCGCCGGTCAGCCGGGCGGCACAGGCGACCGAGTCCTGGATCCTTCTGGGAACGCTTGGGTCGCGACCCGCGGCAGCAGACGCACCCCAGCATTTCGAGGTGCTGAATTCGGCTTCGCTGGTCACGCCACAGGGGGAGTGGGCGGCACGCTACGACAAAGTTCACCTGGTGCCGTTCGGCGAGTACGTGCCTTTCCGGCGGCTGCTGTTTTTCGCCGAATCGCTGACCAAGGAAGTGGGCGATTTCACCCCCGGCGACCGGCGCACGGTCCTGCGCATGGACGGACACGGAGTGGCGGCGATCATCTGCTTTGAAGCGATATTCCCGGGAGAAGTGCGGGAGTTCGTAGCCGGCGGCGCAGAAGTGCTGCTGAACATTTCCAACGACACCTGGCTGGGCGACTCAGGCGGGCCCAGGCAGCACCTGAACATGGCGCGCATGCGGGCCATTGAGAACCGGCGCTGGGTGCTGCGCGCCACCAATAGCGGTATTACTGCGGCCATCGATCCGCAAGGCCGGGTGGTCGCCAGCGCGGGGCGTAACACCGCGGCGGCTCTGGTGGCGCCGTATGAATTCGTTTCTTCCACCACCTTCTACACCCGGTATGGCGACGTGTTCGCGTTCCTCTGTGCGATAATCACAGCAGTGGCGCTCGCTTGGGCGCTGCGTCCTATCCGAGGTTGATCGTCAGAAGGAAACCGAGCCATGCTGGACGAACTGGAACGCGAATTCACGGCCGTGCGCGAGAAGGCGCGCGAGCTGCGGGAGTACCTTTGACGCGCCACGGCTCCGCGCGCAACTAGCCGAGGTCGAAAAGAAAGTCGCCGACCCGGCCTTCTGGTCGAATCCCGAACAATCGCAACAGGTCATGCGCGAGCGCAAGCGCCTGGAGGAGACGCTCGCCGATGAAGCGGATCTGGGCCGGCGCCTCGACGACATTACCGCCTACTTCGAGCTGGCCCACGAAGGCGAGAAAGTCGAAAGCGAACTGACGCGCGAGCTCGCCGACTTACGCGCGAAAGTCGAGAAGCTGGAGACCGAGACGCTGCTGGCGGGTGAAAACGACGCCCGCAACGCCATCGTGACCATTCATCCGGGCGCGGGCGGCACCGAATCCCAGGACTGGGCGGAGATGCTGCTGCGCATGTACTTGCGCTGGGCCGAACGCCAAGGCTTTGAAGCCGTGCTGAACGACCGCCAAGAGGGTGAGGAAGCCGGCATCAAGTCGGCCACCTTCACCGTCAACGGTTCCTACGCCTACGGGCTGCTGCAGAGCGAGATCGGCGTGCACCGGCTGGTGCGCATCTCGCCTTTCGATCAGGCCAAGCGACGCCATACGTCGTTCGCCAGCGTGTTCGTCTCCCCGGAGATCGACGAGACCATCGAAGTGGTCGTGCGGC
This genomic window contains:
- the lnt gene encoding apolipoprotein N-acyltransferase produces the protein MRRIGKKAWLLAVTSSVLQVVVFPAPNLYGLSWICLSPLLVALAMPRADAERLSPRQGFLLAWMSGSLFIAASCYWVYRTLHSYGHLHPLIAAGLLALFCLYFALPQGLFGMSFALVARSPRLGTGLALALSPAMWVAAELARARTGPFPWNLLGTAQVDNIPLARIATVTGVYGLSFAVVVVNAAFALAFLLKAEHRRMTLIAALASALALQAGVAIKPAPSPARQSAVLVQPNIPILDAGWTTEFFQQTLEQMSRLSANGSPQQASPRLVVWPESPAPFYERDPNLRAPVSRAAQATESWILLGTLGSRPAAADAPQHFEVLNSASLVTPQGEWAARYDKVHLVPFGEYVPFRRLLFFAESLTKEVGDFTPGDRRTVLRMDGHGVAAIICFEAIFPGEVREFVAGGAEVLLNISNDTWLGDSGGPRQHLNMARMRAIENRRWVLRATNSGITAAIDPQGRVVASAGRNTAAALVAPYEFVSSTTFYTRYGDVFAFLCAIITAVALAWALRPIRG